A window of Methylobacterium bullatum genomic DNA:
CCGAGGCGTCGATGATGAACCCCGAGCCGAGGGAATTCGACTTGCGCGACTGTTGGCGCGGGGAATCCCCCTCGCCGCGCTGACCCCGCTTGTTGAAGAACTCTTCGAAGAGATCCTCGAACGGCGTGCCTTGGGGCAGTTGCGGCATCGTCCGGCCAGGCGCCTTAGCTTCCACAGTGGTGGAGGCCGAGATGTTCACCACCGCGTCGGTGACCTTGTCGGCGAGGTCGGCCAGCGATTCCGGGCCCTTCGCCAGGGCCGGGCCGGCAAGGCCGGTGACGGCCACCGTGGTGGCCAGCGACAGGGCGGCGAAGGCCGAGCGCGCGGAGTGGCGGAATGCCCGGGGACGTCGCGCCGTCATGGCGCCCGCAGCGGAAATCATGGTCGACCTCTTGTTGGAACGAGGCAATAGATCGTCCGCCGGGGCGGACGATCAAGGGCCGGTCGGGCGATGAGACCGGGCGTCAGCGCGTCGTGCCGGTCGTCGCGCCCGCCTCCGCCGCTCCGGTGGCCCGCGGGGCGGTGGCCGGAGCGCGGCCCTGCGGATCGTTGAAGTAGCGGAAGAAGTCCGAGTTCGGGTTGATGACGAGGCGCGTCTCCGGCCCCTTCAGGCTCGTCTCGTAGGCCTGCATCGACCGGTAGAAGGCGAAGAAATCCGCGTCCTTGCCGAAAGCCTCGACGAGGATGCGGTTCCGGTCGCCGTCGCCCTGGCCGCGCAGGGTCTCGGCGGTCTGGTTGGCCTCGGACAGGACCACCGTCACGTCACGGTCGGCCTTCGCCTTGATCGTCGCCGAGATCTGATCGCCGTTGGCGCGGATGTCGGCGGCCTCGCGGTTACGCTCAGTGATCATCCGCTTGTACACGGCGGTGGAGTTCTGCGCCGGAAGATCGACGCGGGTCATACGCAGGTCGACGATCTCGACGCCAAGCTCCTTGGCCTGCGTGTTCACGTCGGCCTGGATCACGTTCATCAGGTGTGAGCGCTCGGTCCGCACGATGGCGTCGCGGGTCGAGCGGGCCAGCACGTTGCGCAGCGCCGAGTTGGTGAAGCTCGCCAGCAGCGTGTTGGCGCGCAGCACGTTGTTGGCGGACTGGTAGAAGCGCAGCGGATCGATGATGCGATAGCGGGCGAAGGCATCGACTTCGAGGTTCTGCCGGTCGGCGGTCAGGAGCGTCTGCACCGGGAGGTCGAGGTCGAGGACGCGCTTGTCGAACAGGACGACGTTCTCGATGAACGGGACTTTGAAGTAGAGACCGGGCTTCTCGGTGCCCGTCTGGTTGAGAACCGTGCGGACGCGGCCGAACTGGATCACGAGCGCCTGCTGCATCTGGCCCACGGTGAAGACCGATGCGTAGAGGGCGACGGCGATCACCGCGAGGAGGAAGACGCCGCCGGTGCGGAGTGCGGAACCGTTCATCGGGCGGCTCCCGGATTGGCGTTGCGGTTGCCGAATTCGGTCAGCGGAAGCACCGGAACGACGCCCGCGCCCGCTGCACCACCGGCTACGCCGGTTCCGTTCTGGTCGATGATGACCTTGTTGACCGAGCCCAGGACCCGCTCCATCGTTTCGAGGAAGATGCGCTCACGGCTGATCGCCGGTGCGAGCTTGTAGGATTCGTAGACCTGCTGGAAGCGGGCCGCCTGACCGGTGGCATCCGCCGTCGCCTGCGTCTTGTAGGCCTCGGCCGCCTGCACGATCTGCGAGGCCTTACCGCGAGCCTGCGGAACCTCGCGGCTCGCATAGGTGCGGGCTTCGTTCTGTGCGCGCTCGGCATCCTGCTGAGCGGCGTTGACGTCGATGAAGGCGGGCCTGACATCCGGCGGCGGATTGACCGCCACGAGCTGGACCACCTCGATCCGCACGCCGGCGCCGTACTCGTCGAGGGCCTTCTGGGTGATCTCCTTGACCTCCTGGGCCACGCTGGACTGCTCGTTGGTGAGGATCGCCTGGATGTTGCGGCGACCGATCACCTCGCGCATGGCGCTCTCGGAGATCGCCTTGATGGTGCCTTCGGGGTTCTCGAGATTGAAGACGTAGTCCGACGCCTTCAGCGGGTTGATGCGCCACTGCACCTCGAAATCGAGGTCGACGATGTTCTCGTCACCCGTGAGCATCAGGCTCTCCTCGGGCAGGTCGCGGGACCGCGACTGCGACCCGACGCCGGCGCGGTAGCCGATCTGGACGCTGTTCACCTGCCCGACATTCGGCTTCGTCACCGCGCCGATCGGATAGGGGAAGTTGTAATGCGGGCCCTGCCCGGTGGTGTTGGTGTAGCGGCCGAAGATGGTCTCGATGCCGACCTGCTGCGGTGCGACCGTGTAGATGCCGGTGGCGAGCCAGACGAACAGGACGATGCCGCCGGCTATGGCGACACCCTTTCCGCCGCCCATGGAACCGCCCGGGATGATCCCGCGCAGGCGGTCCTGGCCGCGACGGAGGATCTCTTCGAGGTCCGGAGGCGTCTTTCCGCCGCCGCCGCCCCCGCCGCTACCCCACGGGCCGCCCCCGCCTCCATTGCCGCCGCCGCCACGGCCCCAGGGCCCTCCCCGTTGCCGCCACCGCCGCCGCTTTGATTGCTCCAAGGCATGCTCGCCGATATCTCCTGCTGAGGGCAGTGTCGTTCGGGGCCGACCCGGCGCGCGCTCGCCTCGGGCCGATCCGTCCCACGGTACTGAGTGTCGCCACTCCGTCCTGTCAAGGCTGGCAAGTGGGCATCGCGAAGAGGAAAGGCAACAGCGCCGAGCGCTCTTGCGCGATGCGTCGCGGCGTAGAGTTACCGGACCCGTTCCAGATCAACGAACGCGAAGGCGCATTCATCCCGATCGCCGGGCGGGTGCGCGACACGCGAGACTTCTTGGAAATCGGCCGCTTCGTAGGCCGGGAATACCGTATCCCCCTCCGGGCTGATCTCGACCTCAGTGAAGTGGATGCGGTCGGCATGGGGCAGCACCAGGGCATAGATCTCGCCGCCCCCGCCACCATCAGCTCCTCCGCCTCCCCCGCCGCCGCCAGGGCGCCCGCCCAATCGTGGACGACGGCCACCTCCGCCGCCGAGAACGACCGGTCGCGGGTCAGCACGATGATGCGCCGGCCCGGCAGCGGCCGGCCGATGGATTCGTAGGTCTTGCGGCCCATCAGGACCGGCTTGCCCATGGTCAGCGCCTTGAAGCGGCGCAGGTCGCTGCCGAGGCGCCAGATCAGGCCGTTGTCGCGGCCGATGATTCCGTTGCGGGCCACCGCCGCGATGAGGCTGATGCGGGGGCGATGGGTGCCGGACGCCATCAGACCGCCACCGGCGCGCGAATGGCGGGATGGGGCGCATAGCCTTCGATGGCGATGTCCTCGAATCGAAAATCGAAAAGCGAGCGGACCTCCGGGGCGAGGACGAGGCGCGGCAGAGGACGCTGATCTCGTGTCAGCTGCAGCCGGGCCTGATCGAGATGGTTCACGTAGAGATGGGCGTCGCCCAGGGTATGAATGAAATCGCCGGGCTCCAGGCCCGTGACCTGGGCGATCATCGCCGTGAGCAGCGCATAGGAGGCGATGTTGAACGGCACGCCGAGGAACACGTCGGCCGAGCGCTGGTAGAGCTGGCAGGAGAGGCGGCCATCGGCCACGTAGAACTGGAACAGGCAATGGCAGGGCGCCAGCGCCATCCTGTCGAGGTCGGCCGGGTTCCAGGCCGAGACGATCAGCCGGCGGGAATCGGGGTTTCGCCGTATCTCGTCGACGAGCCAGGAGATCTGGTCCACGGCGCCGCCGTCGGGCTTTGCCCACGAGCGCCATTGCTTCCCGTAGACCGGCCCGAGATCGCCGT
This region includes:
- the hflC gene encoding Modulator of FtsH protease HflC gives rise to the protein MNGSALRTGGVFLLAVIAVALYASVFTVGQMQQALVIQFGRVRTVLNQTGTEKPGLYFKVPFIENVVLFDKRVLDLDLPVQTLLTADRQNLEVDAFARYRIIDPLRFYQSANNVLRANTLLASFTNSALRNVLARSTRDAIVRTERSHLMNVIQADVNTQAKELGVEIVDLRMTRVDLPAQNSTAVYKRMITERNREAADIRANGDQISATIKAKADRDVTVVLSEANQTAETLRGQGDGDRNRILVEAFGKDADFFAFYRSMQAYETSLKGPETRLVINPNSDFFRYFNDPQGRAPATAPRATGAAEAGATTGTTR
- the thyA gene encoding Thymidylate synthase — protein: MHAYHQLLERILTEGTRKDDRTGTGTLSVFGHQMRFDLAEGFPLVTTKQLHLRSIVHELLWFLTGDTNVRALQANGVTIWDEWADANGDLGPVYGKQWRSWAKPDGGAVDQISWLVDEIRRNPDSRRLIVSAWNPADLDRMALAPCHCLFQFYVADGRLSCQLYQRSADVFLGVPFNIASYALLTAMIAQVTGLEPGDFIHTLGDAHLYVNHLDQARLQLTRDQRPLPRLVLAPEVRSLFDFRFEDIAIEGYAPHPAIRAPVAV
- the hflK_1 gene encoding Modulator of FtsH protease HflK; its protein translation is MGGGKGVAIAGGIVLFVWLATGIYTVAPQQVGIETIFGRYTNTTGQGPHYNFPYPIGAVTKPNVGQVNSVQIGYRAGVGSQSRSRDLPEESLMLTGDENIVDLDFEVQWRINPLKASDYVFNLENPEGTIKAISESAMREVIGRRNIQAILTNEQSSVAQEVKEITQKALDEYGAGVRIEVVQLVAVNPPPDVRPAFIDVNAAQQDAERAQNEARTYASREVPQARGKASQIVQAAEAYKTQATADATGQAARFQQVYESYKLAPAISRERIFLETMERVLGSVNKVIIDQNGTGVAGGAAGAGVVPVLPLTEFGNRNANPGAAR
- the dhfrIII gene encoding Dihydrofolate reductase type 3, coding for MASGTHRPRISLIAAVARNGIIGRDNGLIWRLGSDLRRFKALTMGKPVLMGRKTYESIGRPLPGRRIIVLTRDRSFSAAEVAVVHDWAGALAAAGEAEELMVAGAARSMPWCCPMPTASTSLRSRSARRGIRYSRPTKRPISKKSRVSRTRPAIGMNAPSRSLIWNGSGNSTPRRIAQERSALLPFLFAMPTCQP